A portion of the Gadus macrocephalus chromosome 10, ASM3116895v1 genome contains these proteins:
- the smim19 gene encoding small integral membrane protein 19, with the protein MGGHGLMGDEPESLDYSVHEAWNEATNVYLLVVLVSFGLLMYARKNKRKIMRIFTLPPASTPEPNFYDSLQKVRLRQQLEMYSLSRKFEQPGQTESVQLSME; encoded by the exons ATGGGCGGTCACGGCCTGATGGGGGACGAGCCCGAGTCCCTGGACTACTCGGTCCATGAGGCCTGGAACGAGGCCACCAACGTGTACCTGCTGGTCGTCCTGGTCAGCTTCGGCCTGCTCATGTACGCCAGGAA AAACAAGAGGAAGATCATGCGCATCTTCACTCTGCCTCCCGCCAGCACCCCAGAGCCCAACTTCTACGACAGCCTGCAGAAGGTCCGTCTGCGGCAGCAGCTGGAGATGTACTCCCTGT CCAGGAAGTTCGAACAGCCGGGCCAGACGGAGAGCGTCCAGCTCTCCATGGAATGA